A region of the Candidatus Neomarinimicrobiota bacterium genome:
CACTTACGTATATTCAGCGCGTCTAAAAGGAGTGAGTCTCTGGGGTAATCTCACGGTAGCCCTTCTGACTTCAATAGCGTTCATATACGGCGGAGTTGCTGTCGGCAGGGTTAAGGAATCGATGATACCGGCGATTTTTTCCTTTTTTTACCATTTCGGCAGAGAGGTTATCAAGGACGTGGAGGACATGGAGGGAGACAGCAAAGCCGGATTGAAAACGTTCCCGATACGCTATGGAACCGAAGCTTCCCTGAAGCTTGCGGGAATTTCTTTCGGACTTTTAATAGTTCTCACATTTTTACCTTTCCTTTATAAGATGTACAACATAGTTTATCTCGCTGTGGTATTGGTGGGTGTTGACCTCGTTTTAGTTTACACCATGATTTCTGCGCGGAGAAATTCAGGAAGTGCAAACCTGAAAAGATTAAATACATTATTAAAAGTAGGCATGCTCATCGGGTTAATGTCTATTTATCTCGGTACTTTATGAGTAATTTCGTCCATCTGCACAACCACTCGGATTACAGTTTACTTGACGGCGCCTGCAGGATTCATTCACTCGTAGATGCTGCCTTGGAATACGATATGCCTGCGGTGGCGCTTACCGACCATGGGAACATGTTTGGTGCCATTGAATTTTACAAGTACGCAAAATCTCGGGGTGTCAAGCCTCTGATAGGTATGGAAGCTTATATCGCTCCCCGAACCCGTTTCGAGAAGAGTTCCACACCGGGTAAAAGAGAAAAGACATCTTACCATATTCTGCTTATCGCTGAAAATAAAACCGGTTACGGCAACCTAATGAAACTATCGAGTCTTGCCTACTTAGAGGGCTTTTACTATAAGCCCAGAATCGACAAGGAAATACTGCGCAAATACAGCGAAGGACTTATTTGTACTTCAGGCTGCCTGAATGGTGAGTTAGCGCATTGCCTTACCATGGGTGATACCGACGGAGCGCTTGCGGTCGCAGAGGAATATAAAAGTATCTTTAACGGAAATTATTATCTTGAAATTCAAAATCATGGAACGCCCGAGGATGAGATAATCTTAAAAGAGGTTCCACGGATTGCCGAAAAACTCGATATTCAATTGATAGGGACCAACGATTGTCACTATCTGAAGAAAGAGCACGCGGAAGCACATGACGTGCTGCTTTGTCTTCAGACGGGTAAGACTTTAAAAGATACCGACCGGATGAAGTACAGTTCTGACAATTTCTACTTCAAGGATCCTGACGAGATGAAAGCGCTGTTCGTAGAATCGCCTGAAGCGGTCAAAAACACTATTGAGTTGGCGGAACGCTGCGACGTTGATCTCGAAACGGGCACGTTTCACATGCCTAATTTCCCGCTGCCCGAGGGTGAGAACACACCGGAAGAATTTCTCGAAAAGCTGGTCTGGAAGGGGGTTTCCGAAAAATATGAAGTCGTTGACGAGGCTATAAAGAAAAGAGTTCAGCACGAAATCGATACTATAAACAGTATGGGTTTCCCCGGATATTTTCTGATAGTAAATGACTTCATCAGGTACGCAAAGGAAAATGGGATACCGGTCGGACCGGGAAGGGGATCAGCTACGGGAAGCGTGGTTTCATACGCTCTGGGCATAACCGAAATCGATCCGTTAAAATACGGCTTGATTTTCGAACGGTTTTTAAATCCTGACAGGATCAGTATGCCAGACATAGACATAGATTTCTGTTATGAGCGCAGAGGCGAAGTGATCAATTATATCAAAGAACGCTTTGGAAAAGATTCAGTTACACAGATCATCACGTTCGGAACCATGAGGGCGAGAGCCGCGATCAGAGACGTAGGAAGAGTATTGAATATGCCGTACGCGGACGTGGACAGAATAGCAAAACTTATACCTCCCGCTCCTAACGTCTCGCTCGAAGAGGCGCTGGAAAAGGTACCCGAACTTGTTGATATAGAGAAGAAAGACGAAACCCACCGTAAGTTGATCGAATATTCCCTTCTCCTGGAAGGAATGAGCAGGCACGCATCCACTCATGCAGCGGGAGTTGTTATAACGCCGGGGGCGCTGTCAGACTATGTGCCGCTGTATAAGTCGGTAACCGACGATGTGACTACTCAGTACGACATGAAGATGCTTGATACAATCGGGCTGTTAAAAATGGACTTTTTGGGTCTGCGCACCCTGACCGTTCTCCAGAAAACTCTCGATATGCTGAAAGAAAAGGGAATTGACGTAGATCTTGGGAATATCTCTCTCGAAATCGATGAAATATATGAGCTGTTCGGTAAGGGCGAGACAATCGGAATCTTTCAATTTGAATCACCCGGAATGAAAGATACGCTTAAAAGGCTCAAGCCGACAAAATTAGAAGATCTTATCGCCGTAAATGCTCTTTTCAGACCCGGTCCCATGGACAACATATCGGAGTTTATCAAGCGGAAACATGGAGAAAAGAAGATCGAGTACCTTCACCCTGCTCTTGAGCCGATTTTGAAAGAGACTTACGGAATTATCGTTTATCAGGAACAGGTGATGAGAATCGCTAATGAACTTGCAGGTTTGAGTCTCTCAAAAGCAGACATAATGCGGTCGGCTATGGGGAAGAAGAAAAGAAAATTGATGGAGGAACAGAAAAAATATTTCCTCGAAAGCGCCGCCAAGAATAAGCTCGATAAAAAATTATCCAAAGACCTTTGGACGCTGTTGGAAAAATTTGCTCAGTACGGATTCAATAAAAGCCATTCGACTGCCTATGCGCTGATAGCCTACAGAACAGGATACCTGAAGGTGAAACATCCGGCGGAGTTTATGGCTGCGACAGTGACGAGCGAAATGACCGATACCGACAGGCTTAAAGTTCTGATAAAAGAATGTAAAAAAATGGGGCTGGAGATAGTCCCTCCGGATATCAACAGCAGCAAAGCTGATTTTGCAACAGACGGCAATAAAATTCAGTACGCTTTAGCGGCAATTAAAAACGTCGGAGTAAAGGCAGCCAACTCGGTAATAAAAGCGGTTGAGGAAAACAGTCCTATTAGAACTATATTCGATTTGGTAAAACATGTCGATCTGAGACTTGTTAACAAAAAAGTGCTCGAATCTCTCGCATGTTCCGGGGCTCTTGATTCATTAGAAGGTAAACGCTCGGCGAAGTTCGAGAGCGTCGGAAGAGCATTGGAATTCGCCCAGAGATATCAGTCCGAACTGAGCCGCGGACAGACGAGTCTGTTCGGAGGGAAACAGTCAGGTGCGACCATAGGTGGTGATCAACCGAATCTTCACAACGTTGAAGAATGGAGTGACAGCGAACGGATAAAAAACGAATTAAGCGCCTTCGGTTTTCATTTGATCGAGCATCAGCTTGAAAAATACGCCATAGAGCTTAACTCATTTACGAACCATGTACCCGGAAAACCTTTAAACGGCACTAATAAGGTGATAAAAACCGGTGGAATTCTGATTGACGTTAAAGTTCATTTTGACAGAAATAACAAACAGATGGCTTTCTGCCAACTTGAAGGGATAGACGACAACACGATCGAATTGTTGGTGTTCACAGAGGTCTATGAACGTTATAAAGACCTGATAATGGACGAAAGTATGGTGCTGGTGTCCGGCAAACTGTCTACGAGAGACAATTCCGACACGAAACTTGTAGCTACCGAGTTTATTCCGCTTCAGGATGCACTTGAAACTCAGACCAGATCAGTAATGGTAAAGATAGATCTTTCGACTCATTCTCCGGAGGATATAGAGCGTGTCAGCGAAGCTGCGGTGAAGTTTAAAGGCAATTGCAGATTCGGGTTTTTGGTTTCCTCAAAGGGTAAAAAAGTCAACGAGATACTGTCGAGCAAAATCTCGGTCAACCCGGATAAGTTATTATTCGAGGCAGTCGATGAAATCTTAGGGACCGATTCTATCGTCCTGAAGAGCGCTATTTGAGATTGTATGGTGGCGGTTCTGCAAAGAGTATCACGGGGTAACGTCGCCGTTGGGAATAAAACAGTTAATGAGATAGGAATGGGTCTGGTCGTTCTTCTTGGAGTATTCGAAGGAGACGAAGAAAGGGAGGCTGAACTGTTGGCGGACAAAACAGTTAACTTGAGAATATTTAACGATGCTGCGGGGAAAATGAACCGTTCTTTGATTGAGGTTGGCGGAGAAGCATTGGTTATATCTCAGTTTACGCTTTGCGCGGATTACAGAAAAGGGAGAAGACCTAATTTTCTTAGAGCGGCAAAACCCGAAAAAGCCGAGAATCTTTATATGAGATACGTTGACAGAATCAATGAGTCGGGAGTAAACGTCAAGACGGGTGAGTTCGGGGCAATGATGGAGGTAGAACTGATTAATAGCGGACCGGTTACGATTACTCTGGACACAGAAGTGCTCCGAAAGGCTTAGGAAGAGTGTTGGAAAAAATAATAAGAGTGTTGATAGCCAAACCGGGGCTTGACGGACATGACCGGGGCGCCAAGGTAATAGCGAGTGCGCTCAGAGACGCCGGGATGGAAGTCATATACTTAGGACTCAGACAGACACCTGAAATGATAGTAAATGCCGCCCTTGAAGAAGACGTTGACGTAATTTCCCTCAGCATATTATCGGGAGCTCATATGACTATATTTCCCGAGGTGCTTAAACTGATGAAGAAAGAAAAGATTGAGGACGTATTATTGACAGGGGGTGGGATCATTCCTGAGAAAGACATGAAGGCATTGGGAGAAATCGGTGTGGGGAAGCTGTTTGGACCGGGTACGCCGCTGTCGGAAGGAGTGGAATACATAAGGGATTGGGTTTCGAAAAACAGGAATTCGTAATTATTCGCTGATGGTTGACGCTAAGATCAAAAAATTTGAAGAGATGGTTTCCGAGGCTCGGGCCGGCGGCGGAGAAGAGAGGATCGCTACCCAACACGACAAGGGTAAGTTAACCGCCCGGGAACGGCTGGACATCTTGCTGGACGAAGGCAGTTTCAACGAGATGGATATGTTCGTCAGACACCGTTCACATGATTTCGGTCTGGAAAAAGAGAGATATTTAGGCGATGGAGTCGTTACGGGTTCGGGGAAGATCAACGGCAGGCTCGTGTTTGTGTTTAGCCAGGATTTTACGGTATTCGGAGGCTCTCTTGCGGAAGGGCATGCAGAAAAAATTTGCAAAATCATGGACATGGCCGCAAAAGTCGGCGCGCCGATGATAGGATTGAATGACTCCGGGGGAGCCCGGATACAGGAGGGGGTAGTGAGCCTCGGTGGTTATGCGGATATTTTCCTGAGAAACACAATCTTCTCGGGAGTGATCCCGCAGATTTCGGCTGTAATGGGACCGTGTGCCGGAGGGGCGGTTTATTCGCCCGCTATAACCGATTTCATCCTGATGGTTAGAAACACTTCGTATATGTTCGTCACCGGACCAAACGTTGTTAAGGCAGTGACTCAAGAGGATATCACGGCAGAGGAGCTGGGCGGAGCTGATACGCACGGCACTAAGAGCGGGGTAAGCCACTTTACATGTGAGAATGAGGTGGAATGTCTTGAAACCCTCAGGAAACTTTTGAGTTATATTCCGCAGAACAACTTGGAAGATCCTCCGCGAATTGAATGTAAAGACCCGAAGAACCGCGAAGATCCGAAACTGGATTCGATTATTCCCGAAAAACGCGAAAAACCATATGACATGAAAGAAGTAATCACCTCGGTAGTGGACGAAGGAGAATTTTTCGAAATTCAAAGAGACTTTGCGAAAAATATTGTCATCGGTTTTGCAAGGTTTGACGGCAGGTCTGTAGGGATAGTGGCAAACCAGCCGGAATATTTAGCGGGGGCATTGGACAGCGATTCTTCGATCAAAGGAGCGAGATTCGTGAGGTTTTGCGATGCATTTAATATTCCGCTGGCAGTATTTGAGGATGTACCCGGCTTTCTTCCGGGAACAGATCAGGAATGGCGCGGTATCATTAAGCATGGAGCAAAACTGTTATACGCATTTAGCGAGGCTACGGTCCCGAAGATAACCGTCATCACCCGTAAAGCATACGGCGGCGCTTACGATGTGATGAACTCCAAACACATCAGAAGCGATTTCAATTTTGCCTGGCCCACAGCTGAGATAGCGGTGATGGGTCCGAAAGGGGCGATAGAAATAATATACAAAAAAGAAATTGCAGCGTCAAAAGACCCGGAGGCTGATAGCAGCCGCTTCGAAGAAGAGTTCAGGGAAAAATTCGCGAATCCCTATTTAGCGGCGGAGCGAGGCTTCGTAGATGAGGTTATAATGCCTCATAAGACGAGAAGCAAAATAATTGACGCTTTTGAGCTATTGGAAAATAAGGTGGATTATAATCCCAAGAAAAAACATGGAAACATTCCGCTTTAATTTTTTGGAAGAATAAATTTATGGAGCTATTATGAGTTTTCAAGATGATCAGGAAATTTTGGAAAAATATCTTGACGAAAATCTGAACACGGTACTCGGGCTGAGACTTGCCGAAAGATATATAAGTCTGGATAACCTGGAAGGCGCCCATCAGACGCTCTCAGAGTTGCTTGAGTCACATCCCAATAACGCTACCGCCCTGTTTTTACTCGGAGAGATCGCATTTAAAGAAGGAAACAACGATAAGGCAAAAAGTCAGTATGAAGAGACGATTAAAATCGACCCAACATTTACAACGGCATATCATCGACTGATAATGATAAGCTCTGACGAGGGAGATAATTCCGGAGCCGCTGACATCCAAAATCTTTTGAAACTGCTGAATCCATTGGATGACAGGGGAACCGGATCAACTGACGACGTTGAAGCCGCTGAAGTTACAAAATCGGAATTTTCGGAACGGGTTCTGAACAGACTCGATTTTGCTTTAAGTGAAAGCGCGGAAGAAGCTCCTGTATCAGATGAAACGACCGAGGAAGCTGAACCGGAAACGGAGGCGACAGAACCCGATTCGGAAGATGAAAAAGACGCAGCGGAGGAAACTTCTGAAACTGAACCGGAAACGGAAGAAGAAATATCAACCGACGGTGAAGACGATTTAGCCGCGAAAGAGAGCATAGAAGTTCCTGAATCGACTGAAACGGAGACTGAAGAGACTATCGAAGATTCCGCTGAGTCGGATATAGATTCCGCAGTAGAGGATGAGAAAGAACCCGACTCTCCGGACACGGGCGAAGAGCAAGAATCAACACCGGCCGATGAGAGCGATCCTTTCGGTTTGAGTTCAGGAGACTCGACCGATGATCAGGAAGACCTGTTGGACGAAACTTCAGAATCGGATGATGAGGATATGAGTTCATCGGAGGATACGGAAGCCGCAGCTGCAGAGGAATCGGAGCCGGTTGTCAAAGAGGAAGACGATTTCGGAGTATCCGATATATCTGATGAAGATGAGACCAAATCAGAGGAGCCGTTGCCGGCTGACTCAGAAGAGATTCCCGCTGAGACCGAGACGACCGATAGTGACGATTCCGGTACCGGTGCCACAAAAGATGAAGCAGCAGATGTAGAAACAGAAACTGAGACGAAAGATGAAGAAACAATAGAGGAAGAGGCTGAGGAATTAAGCGAGGAGACTGGTTCCGGTGAGGATCCTTTTGAAGCAACTACCCGGGAAGAAGATGAAGAGCCGTCGGGGGAAACGGAAGTGGAGGATCAGGATGCAGAAGCTGAAGTAGAATCCCCGGCTGATACTCAGGAGGAAGATACTTCAGACAGCGAGACCGTAGAAAAAGACGAATCGTCAGAAGAGACAACTGAAGATGACACGGAGGATTCGAGTCAGGGAGATGAAGAAGTTGAAGAGCCCTCCGAAGTAGAACCTCAGGATGAAGAAGAGTCAGACGGAGAACCGGAAGCCACAGATCAAGATGCAGAGGAGATAGAAACCTCAGCCGAAGCACCGGAAGAAGAAAAGGAAACATCGGAAAGCGATGAATCGGAGCCGGTGAGCGAACCGCAAGAGGTTGAGGCTGAAGAGGATGCTGAAACCGTGGACACGGAGAAATCAGAAGAGACTACCGAGACTGCCGACGCCGAAATTGAGAGTGAGCCTGAGGAAATTGCAGCCTCTGATTCAGATGAGGTATCAGAAGAGACGGTTACTCAGGATGAACCGGAGGAAGGATCGGAGGAGACCGATTCATCAACGCCGGATGAATCAGACCTGAGCAGTTTAGTGGTTGATAAAGAAGCGCGTTCCTTTGAGATGCCGCCTTTTTCGAAGGAAACGATTGCTGATGTTCAAAAGGAAACCGATATCGAATTGAGCGAGAGTGTCGATAAAGAAGAAATTGCTGAAGATATGACAGAAGAAGGCGCCGAATCACATAACGTCCCTCTGGATAGTCAGACGGATGAAGAGGCTCCGGAAGAATCCGGGGAGGAGGGTTCAGCTGATAAAGTCATAGACGAAGATGAGTCGGGAGAGGGTGCGGAAAAGTTCAATGTCCCGATAGAATCCGCGTCGCCCCGGAAAGATGCCGGATTGGATCCTCCTGCTGATTACGAATCCTGGGTGGATAAAGACGCAACGCCGGAATCTATGACCTCCGGAAGTGAACCTCCGAAGGAGGATAAAGAAACGTTTGAAGGACTGCTGTCAGAGACGGACGTTTCGGATGACGTTGAAAGTACGGAATCGCCGGAAGAAGAATCCGTTGATGAGGGGGGCGAAGAAATAACTACGGAAAAAGTCGATAATATCTATAGTCTCACCGAGATAGAGGACGACGAAGATGAAGTCTCTCCGCTTCAGGCATGGTTTCTCGAAAGAAAATCCCTTCAGAATAACCAAGAACCGGAAGAGGCTGAGGAAGATAAGGATAAGGAAGAGGAACCGGCAGTGTTAACCGAACCGAAACCCGTGCCGTTTGCCGAAGATGTTTCGGGAGACTCAAAATCCGAATCCAACGATGATTCAGAGAAATGGGATAAGTTTGTTGAAACTGCAGTCAATAAAAGCGGAGAGGAGAGCAGTGAGAGCGGGAAAGATGAAAACAGGGGTGAATCGGTTGTTTCTGAAATAGACACGGAGCTCCAAAATCTATTTGATGACGTTGTATCTACCGATGAAAACGGGGAAAATGAAGAGGATGAAAGCGCAAATGTCGATCCTCCGTCTGCGGCCGGCGGTTTGAAACTCAGCAGCGATCTGGCTACTTTTACTTTAGCGCAGATCTATATGAATCAAGGGCAGCTGACTGAAGCTCTATCGGTCCTCGATCTCCTGGATAAAAAAGGAGAAGACAAGGAAAGAGTGGCATCTATCAGGGAAGAGATCAGGGGAAAAATGGAAGCGAGGAATAAATAAAAAGCGCTATAGGAATCAGAAAAAAAAAGATATTAGAAGCAATATCAGAACTTGACATTGATTCAATATATCTCACGAAGTTGAGTAATGTCCGTTATTCAACCGGATTCAGCGGGTCGGCAGGCAGTGCTGTTCTCACAGAAAACGGTTCTTTTTTTTTAACAGATTTTCGGTACGCAGAGCAGATAAAATCTGAAGTCACCGAGTACGATCATATAATCAGGCAGAATATGCTCGAATGCCTGAATGAAGTAAGTCTTATGCAGGCTGGCATGAAAGTCGGTTTTGAAGCGGATTATATGTCGATTTCCGAATTGAACTTATTGAAGGAAAAATTTCCCAAAGTCGAATGGGTTGAGACTAATTTGATAGTCGAACGTGTGGCGGCCGTGAAAGATGAGAATGAGATAGAATGTTTTAGAGCTGCCTGTAAAATTATTGATGCGGTTTTTGAGGAAATATTGGACATTATCAAAGAGGGTGTTACGGAAAACGAATTGGCGGCTGAGGTTTCCTATCGCACGAAGATGATGGGATCCGAAGTCGATCCCTTTGAGCCTATAATAGCAAGCGGTTGGAGATCGGCTCTTCCCCACGGCATCTCTTCTACGAAGAAGATAAAAAAAGGCGAGATGCTCGTCATTGATTTTGGCGCAACGGTAGGCGGATATGCCGGCGATATGACCAGAACAGTTGCGGTAGGGGATCCGGATGAGAAAATGGTTCAGATATATGAAGTAGTCTTAGGCGCTCAGAAAGCCGCCGTTGATGCTGCAAAGGAAGGTATTTCGGGTGCTGAGTTGGACGCTGTCGCCCGTGGCTACATCAACGAACGGCATTACGGAGAACAGTTCGGTCATTCTCTTGGACATGGATTAGGTCTCGACGTGCACTCCTGGCCCCGGGTGTCTGAAGTAAATAAAGAACCACTCTTAACGAATATGGTAGTGACTATTGAGCCGGGTGTATATTTGCCCGGTCTCGGGGGAGTACGAATTGAGGATGATATTGTGATCAAAAAAGACGGGTGTGAAAACCTCACGGGCTCTCCCAAGGAATTCATCTCTGTCGGATGATAGACCTCTCTGTTGTAATTACCACATACAATTCATCTCAATATATCGATGAGTGCCTGCAGGCTCTATTCAAAGAACTGAGTAACCTGAATGCGGAGATTATCATTGTCGACAACAATTCGACCGATGGAACTCTTGAAATTATACGGAATTTCATAAAATCGGAATCAGCGCAAAATGTTGATATTCGCTTGGTAACTAATGATTCAAATACCGGCTATGCACCCGCTAACAATAAAGGAGTAAATCTCTCGTCCGGAGAAAAAATCCTGCTTCTTCACCCCGATGTCTTTATTCGCGAAAATAGCATTAAAACGATGATCGAATATCTTGACAGCGAATCGGATGTAGGTATGGTCGCGCCTCAAATTCAATTTCCCGGCGGAAAAATTCAAGCATCGTGCAGGAGATTTCCGAACTATTGGAGCGTGATCAACGAATCGCTCGGTCTAACGATACTCTTCAGCAAAAATCGGTTTTTCAACAGCTGGAAAATGGGAGATTTCGATCATAATTCATTGAGGGAAGTTGACCAGCCTATGGGCGCGTGCGTAATGGTGAAAAGGAAAACTATCGAGAAAATCGGGGGTATGGACGAGCAATTTCTCATGTTTTTCAATGACGTTGACTGGTGTAAAAGAATAAAGGACGCGGGATGGAAGATCGTATTTAATCCGGAAGCCGT
Encoded here:
- a CDS encoding tetratricopeptide repeat protein, with the translated sequence MSFQDDQEILEKYLDENLNTVLGLRLAERYISLDNLEGAHQTLSELLESHPNNATALFLLGEIAFKEGNNDKAKSQYEETIKIDPTFTTAYHRLIMISSDEGDNSGAADIQNLLKLLNPLDDRGTGSTDDVEAAEVTKSEFSERVLNRLDFALSESAEEAPVSDETTEEAEPETEATEPDSEDEKDAAEETSETEPETEEEISTDGEDDLAAKESIEVPESTETETEETIEDSAESDIDSAVEDEKEPDSPDTGEEQESTPADESDPFGLSSGDSTDDQEDLLDETSESDDEDMSSSEDTEAAAAEESEPVVKEEDDFGVSDISDEDETKSEEPLPADSEEIPAETETTDSDDSGTGATKDEAADVETETETKDEETIEEEAEELSEETGSGEDPFEATTREEDEEPSGETEVEDQDAEAEVESPADTQEEDTSDSETVEKDESSEETTEDDTEDSSQGDEEVEEPSEVEPQDEEESDGEPEATDQDAEEIETSAEAPEEEKETSESDESEPVSEPQEVEAEEDAETVDTEKSEETTETADAEIESEPEEIAASDSDEVSEETVTQDEPEEGSEETDSSTPDESDLSSLVVDKEARSFEMPPFSKETIADVQKETDIELSESVDKEEIAEDMTEEGAESHNVPLDSQTDEEAPEESGEEGSADKVIDEDESGEGAEKFNVPIESASPRKDAGLDPPADYESWVDKDATPESMTSGSEPPKEDKETFEGLLSETDVSDDVESTESPEEESVDEGGEEITTEKVDNIYSLTEIEDDEDEVSPLQAWFLERKSLQNNQEPEEAEEDKDKEEEPAVLTEPKPVPFAEDVSGDSKSESNDDSEKWDKFVETAVNKSGEESSESGKDENRGESVVSEIDTELQNLFDDVVSTDENGENEEDESANVDPPSAAGGLKLSSDLATFTLAQIYMNQGQLTEALSVLDLLDKKGEDKERVASIREEIRGKMEARNK
- a CDS encoding cobalamin B12-binding domain-containing protein, coding for MEKIIRVLIAKPGLDGHDRGAKVIASALRDAGMEVIYLGLRQTPEMIVNAALEEDVDVISLSILSGAHMTIFPEVLKLMKKEKIEDVLLTGGGIIPEKDMKALGEIGVGKLFGPGTPLSEGVEYIRDWVSKNRNS
- a CDS encoding geranylgeranylglycerol-phosphate geranylgeranyltransferase, which translates into the protein MEEDQDLAESSIKAYLQLLRPHNAAIGGISIFIGAFLAGKIEPAYAIIFACTSGVLITAAANSVNDIYDVESDRINKPYRPIASGKVSKNAAIWISVMLYTGGIISGAMVNRAALVIAVSAVILTYVYSARLKGVSLWGNLTVALLTSIAFIYGGVAVGRVKESMIPAIFSFFYHFGREVIKDVEDMEGDSKAGLKTFPIRYGTEASLKLAGISFGLLIVLTFLPFLYKMYNIVYLAVVLVGVDLVLVYTMISARRNSGSANLKRLNTLLKVGMLIGLMSIYLGTL
- a CDS encoding D-tyrosyl-tRNA(Tyr) deacylase; this encodes MVAVLQRVSRGNVAVGNKTVNEIGMGLVVLLGVFEGDEEREAELLADKTVNLRIFNDAAGKMNRSLIEVGGEALVISQFTLCADYRKGRRPNFLRAAKPEKAENLYMRYVDRINESGVNVKTGEFGAMMEVELINSGPVTITLDTEVLRKA
- a CDS encoding acyl-CoA carboxylase subunit beta, coding for MVDAKIKKFEEMVSEARAGGGEERIATQHDKGKLTARERLDILLDEGSFNEMDMFVRHRSHDFGLEKERYLGDGVVTGSGKINGRLVFVFSQDFTVFGGSLAEGHAEKICKIMDMAAKVGAPMIGLNDSGGARIQEGVVSLGGYADIFLRNTIFSGVIPQISAVMGPCAGGAVYSPAITDFILMVRNTSYMFVTGPNVVKAVTQEDITAEELGGADTHGTKSGVSHFTCENEVECLETLRKLLSYIPQNNLEDPPRIECKDPKNREDPKLDSIIPEKREKPYDMKEVITSVVDEGEFFEIQRDFAKNIVIGFARFDGRSVGIVANQPEYLAGALDSDSSIKGARFVRFCDAFNIPLAVFEDVPGFLPGTDQEWRGIIKHGAKLLYAFSEATVPKITVITRKAYGGAYDVMNSKHIRSDFNFAWPTAEIAVMGPKGAIEIIYKKEIAASKDPEADSSRFEEEFREKFANPYLAAERGFVDEVIMPHKTRSKIIDAFELLENKVDYNPKKKHGNIPL
- a CDS encoding DNA polymerase III subunit alpha — translated: MSNFVHLHNHSDYSLLDGACRIHSLVDAALEYDMPAVALTDHGNMFGAIEFYKYAKSRGVKPLIGMEAYIAPRTRFEKSSTPGKREKTSYHILLIAENKTGYGNLMKLSSLAYLEGFYYKPRIDKEILRKYSEGLICTSGCLNGELAHCLTMGDTDGALAVAEEYKSIFNGNYYLEIQNHGTPEDEIILKEVPRIAEKLDIQLIGTNDCHYLKKEHAEAHDVLLCLQTGKTLKDTDRMKYSSDNFYFKDPDEMKALFVESPEAVKNTIELAERCDVDLETGTFHMPNFPLPEGENTPEEFLEKLVWKGVSEKYEVVDEAIKKRVQHEIDTINSMGFPGYFLIVNDFIRYAKENGIPVGPGRGSATGSVVSYALGITEIDPLKYGLIFERFLNPDRISMPDIDIDFCYERRGEVINYIKERFGKDSVTQIITFGTMRARAAIRDVGRVLNMPYADVDRIAKLIPPAPNVSLEEALEKVPELVDIEKKDETHRKLIEYSLLLEGMSRHASTHAAGVVITPGALSDYVPLYKSVTDDVTTQYDMKMLDTIGLLKMDFLGLRTLTVLQKTLDMLKEKGIDVDLGNISLEIDEIYELFGKGETIGIFQFESPGMKDTLKRLKPTKLEDLIAVNALFRPGPMDNISEFIKRKHGEKKIEYLHPALEPILKETYGIIVYQEQVMRIANELAGLSLSKADIMRSAMGKKKRKLMEEQKKYFLESAAKNKLDKKLSKDLWTLLEKFAQYGFNKSHSTAYALIAYRTGYLKVKHPAEFMAATVTSEMTDTDRLKVLIKECKKMGLEIVPPDINSSKADFATDGNKIQYALAAIKNVGVKAANSVIKAVEENSPIRTIFDLVKHVDLRLVNKKVLESLACSGALDSLEGKRSAKFESVGRALEFAQRYQSELSRGQTSLFGGKQSGATIGGDQPNLHNVEEWSDSERIKNELSAFGFHLIEHQLEKYAIELNSFTNHVPGKPLNGTNKVIKTGGILIDVKVHFDRNNKQMAFCQLEGIDDNTIELLVFTEVYERYKDLIMDESMVLVSGKLSTRDNSDTKLVATEFIPLQDALETQTRSVMVKIDLSTHSPEDIERVSEAAVKFKGNCRFGFLVSSKGKKVNEILSSKISVNPDKLLFEAVDEILGTDSIVLKSAI
- a CDS encoding aminopeptidase P family protein, with the translated sequence MSNVRYSTGFSGSAGSAVLTENGSFFLTDFRYAEQIKSEVTEYDHIIRQNMLECLNEVSLMQAGMKVGFEADYMSISELNLLKEKFPKVEWVETNLIVERVAAVKDENEIECFRAACKIIDAVFEEILDIIKEGVTENELAAEVSYRTKMMGSEVDPFEPIIASGWRSALPHGISSTKKIKKGEMLVIDFGATVGGYAGDMTRTVAVGDPDEKMVQIYEVVLGAQKAAVDAAKEGISGAELDAVARGYINERHYGEQFGHSLGHGLGLDVHSWPRVSEVNKEPLLTNMVVTIEPGVYLPGLGGVRIEDDIVIKKDGCENLTGSPKEFISVG
- a CDS encoding glycosyltransferase family 2 protein yields the protein MIDLSVVITTYNSSQYIDECLQALFKELSNLNAEIIIVDNNSTDGTLEIIRNFIKSESAQNVDIRLVTNDSNTGYAPANNKGVNLSSGEKILLLHPDVFIRENSIKTMIEYLDSESDVGMVAPQIQFPGGKIQASCRRFPNYWSVINESLGLTILFSKNRFFNSWKMGDFDHNSLREVDQPMGACVMVKRKTIEKIGGMDEQFLMFFNDVDWCKRIKDAGWKIVFNPEAVVEHVLGGSVRQVRSSMILQSHIGFYRYFEKHFRTPWQRGMNQIMGLILFISALPRVILNSVISSIKVRSR